One genomic region from Rhodothermales bacterium encodes:
- a CDS encoding nitroreductase family protein, translating to MKRPIDNIIRKRRTWKVIGSPTHPLPAEDSMPLVRDVLEVAAWAPYHHAIKGDVPQPWRVHVLDATACRTLAADLAKDPEAGKYPGMLATASALLMVNWLPEGSFKHGRKPSFKGTLVNMEHIAAVSAFIQNVLLAATDRGLETYWSSGGLLAERPWARKLGIPKDELLLGAVFLFPDDAPGGVPGKHRDKLAPIDAWSRQVHLK from the coding sequence ATGAAACGTCCCATCGACAACATCATCCGCAAGCGGCGCACCTGGAAGGTCATCGGATCGCCGACGCATCCGTTGCCCGCAGAGGACTCCATGCCGTTGGTGCGGGACGTGCTGGAGGTCGCGGCGTGGGCACCGTATCATCACGCAATCAAAGGAGACGTGCCCCAGCCCTGGCGCGTGCATGTGCTGGATGCGACCGCCTGCCGCACGCTGGCCGCGGACCTGGCCAAGGACCCGGAAGCGGGCAAGTACCCGGGCATGTTGGCCACGGCGAGCGCCCTGCTCATGGTGAATTGGCTGCCCGAGGGATCGTTCAAGCACGGCCGGAAGCCTTCCTTCAAGGGCACCCTCGTAAACATGGAGCACATTGCGGCGGTGTCGGCCTTCATCCAGAACGTGCTTCTTGCCGCCACGGACCGTGGCCTGGAGACCTACTGGAGCAGCGGCGGCCTGCTGGCGGAGCGGCCGTGGGCCAGGAAACTCGGCATTCCCAAGGACGAACTGCTGCTCGGCGCAGTGTTCCTGTTTCCGGATGATGCGCCCGGCGGCGTCCCCGGAAAACACCGGGACAAGCTCGCGCCGATCGATGCGTGGAGCCGGCAGGTCCACCTCAAATGA
- a CDS encoding response regulator transcription factor, with amino-acid sequence MTISSPVRVVVADDHPAFRSGVASWLDQNPDVTVIAQAADGHEALRRAMESKPDVLVLDLEMPKMTGLEVIRALKREGSTTQVLVLSAHEKMEWVQAILDEGAAGYLSKVESLDAILEAVLGIHSGEVGWLSRRISRLYVQSARDPDRDILAETSEREIDVLQAIARGLSNKQIADELFIAESTVKKHANSIYAKLGVETRAQTIALMWRNGLVDGAEG; translated from the coding sequence ATGACCATATCCTCTCCGGTTCGTGTTGTTGTGGCAGACGACCATCCGGCATTCAGATCGGGTGTTGCATCGTGGCTGGACCAGAATCCTGACGTAACCGTGATCGCTCAGGCGGCTGACGGGCATGAGGCGTTGCGCCGGGCCATGGAGTCTAAACCCGATGTATTGGTGCTGGACCTGGAAATGCCGAAGATGACAGGACTGGAAGTCATCCGTGCGTTGAAGCGGGAAGGATCGACAACGCAGGTTCTGGTACTGAGTGCGCACGAAAAAATGGAGTGGGTGCAAGCCATTTTGGACGAGGGAGCGGCGGGGTATTTGTCCAAGGTCGAGTCCCTAGATGCCATCCTTGAAGCTGTGTTGGGTATCCATTCAGGAGAAGTCGGATGGCTCAGCCGGCGAATTTCCCGGCTGTACGTACAGTCCGCGCGCGATCCGGATCGTGATATACTCGCCGAGACGAGTGAGCGGGAGATCGATGTGCTGCAGGCCATAGCCAGGGGTTTGTCGAACAAGCAGATCGCAGATGAGCTGTTCATTGCCGAGAGCACCGTCAAGAAGCACGCGAACAGCATATATGCCAAGCTGGGTGTTGAGACGCGCGCGCAAACCATCGCATTGATGTGGCGAAATGGCCTGGTCGACGGCGCAGAGGGGTAG
- a CDS encoding two-component regulator propeller domain-containing protein: MRIAILLIAVSTLPSGALSARQSPIFHLDSRDGLSQRIVYDVHEDRNGFVWLATRDGLNRYDGHHFKVFRHEPGVPETLSDSKVMSIEETPDGALWIGTMSGGLNRFDPSTETFRSWQHDPDNEASLPSNRVEYVNFTGHGSLLLSTRSGELAEFDLATETIRRVPLNVDGTDATMKLQAFVLADSGILGFCRWTPSASELPRVALSKVDLSTGACEPLGPSLASFGDIVQQDSLLFVVFQFRYVDGLDTDLAEGIHVQTYSASDLSPQRRIVLPHADVGGIFSVWVDDPGTIWISGLEDVLRAEDIFTDSVSTYSLSNPPFSLPSSRSLKVMRDSQGNLWVGTHAGVTLQRSLPLPFNRFSGTNPPSLVLPPTAVNSMLELDDESMVLGTNEGLFKWNRDPGVPATRIAIPQGPSLMTEHPQFIRSLSRLSDGTVLIGTSGWLYRMPKDAAEVVLDQSYIDLVELPPVLPQRPRRFVLDLLEDSRHRVWVAGSNQVVVGSVDGRWHHKVRFGAREVESMSSHNLANTVFESIDGTIWLGNDNGLYRVDESSDGFDAERVDLLVQDNGCSSVIWDIEELDSDPGTLWLATVGGGLLELDVAAGESHCLTTADGLPSNMVYALQKDERGGLWFSTTDGLGYRDAQSGTIRSFTRDQGLHDDEFDLASSYKARDGRMYFGGPSGMTFFDPERVLTPHIQRDLMISEVSVFGIGRPGLVSEGDTLIFQPDERSISIRMSTLSFGSPTAGRFRYRLTNEGDAWIPTDPTSQILSFHNLSPGLHRLEFGYVDEPPGSPSDSFVYLRAYPPFWRSSRFVGGSLLLILMGIGLLFKRSRAAVRRDERQKAKNVSEMARIVALRAEQERGDVARTLHDGPIQTLYALNHQLEANGSDIEQTRETIVGIAEEIRDVCDQLRPKVLDVLGIQFAVDGMLSRIRELVPGLEIVARLSPNLQNVPPSIAEHLYWIAQTALGNVVRHSQATRLTISIGKNGGQWLLRIEDDGVGFLVPKDLVSLAERRHFGLIGIQERTERIQGRMTITSRPGHGTKLTVMIPE; encoded by the coding sequence GTGCGAATCGCTATCTTACTTATTGCTGTTTCCACGCTCCCTTCCGGTGCGCTGTCTGCTCGCCAGAGTCCGATTTTCCATCTGGATTCCCGTGATGGCCTTTCGCAGCGAATTGTCTACGATGTCCACGAAGACCGAAACGGCTTTGTCTGGCTTGCGACAAGGGACGGGTTGAACCGCTACGACGGGCATCATTTCAAGGTCTTTCGTCACGAACCTGGAGTCCCGGAGACGCTGTCCGATTCGAAGGTCATGAGTATCGAAGAGACGCCGGACGGTGCGCTCTGGATCGGAACCATGTCCGGTGGCCTGAACAGGTTCGACCCATCCACCGAGACGTTTCGTTCGTGGCAGCACGACCCTGACAATGAAGCCAGCTTGCCGTCAAACAGAGTCGAATACGTCAATTTCACTGGACACGGTTCACTCCTGTTATCAACCCGCTCGGGGGAACTGGCCGAATTCGACCTCGCTACGGAAACCATCCGTCGTGTTCCTCTCAACGTGGATGGTACGGACGCGACCATGAAACTGCAGGCCTTTGTGCTCGCAGACTCGGGCATCCTGGGCTTCTGCCGATGGACGCCGTCGGCGTCCGAGCTACCTCGCGTCGCCCTCTCAAAAGTAGATTTATCAACGGGCGCTTGTGAACCGTTGGGGCCTTCCTTGGCATCCTTCGGTGACATCGTCCAACAAGATTCTTTGCTTTTCGTCGTCTTTCAGTTCCGTTATGTCGATGGACTTGATACTGACCTTGCCGAAGGAATCCACGTGCAAACATATTCCGCGAGCGATCTTTCGCCTCAAAGACGGATTGTCCTGCCGCATGCTGACGTAGGCGGGATCTTTTCCGTATGGGTTGACGATCCCGGCACCATTTGGATCAGTGGTCTTGAGGATGTCCTACGTGCAGAGGACATCTTTACCGATTCTGTATCAACGTACTCCCTCTCGAATCCACCATTCAGTCTACCCAGTAGCCGTTCTTTGAAGGTGATGCGTGACAGCCAAGGAAACCTCTGGGTTGGCACGCACGCCGGCGTCACGCTGCAACGATCACTTCCGTTGCCATTCAATCGGTTCTCGGGAACGAACCCTCCCTCCCTCGTGCTTCCGCCTACGGCGGTGAATTCAATGCTGGAGCTCGACGACGAAAGTATGGTTCTGGGTACCAATGAAGGTCTTTTCAAATGGAACAGGGATCCAGGCGTCCCCGCCACCCGGATCGCCATTCCGCAAGGCCCCAGTCTCATGACAGAGCATCCGCAGTTCATCAGGAGCTTGTCCAGGCTTTCCGATGGTACAGTGCTCATTGGCACTTCCGGCTGGCTCTACCGAATGCCAAAGGATGCCGCGGAGGTCGTTCTTGACCAATCGTACATCGATCTGGTCGAATTGCCACCGGTGTTACCCCAGCGGCCAAGGAGGTTTGTTCTCGACTTGCTCGAAGACAGCAGACACCGAGTATGGGTCGCAGGGTCGAACCAAGTGGTCGTAGGATCCGTGGATGGGAGATGGCATCACAAGGTCCGCTTCGGTGCACGCGAAGTGGAGTCCATGAGTTCTCACAACTTGGCCAACACCGTTTTTGAATCCATTGACGGTACCATCTGGCTGGGGAATGACAACGGCCTGTATCGGGTCGACGAGTCAAGCGATGGGTTTGACGCAGAACGGGTTGACCTCCTGGTACAGGACAACGGTTGCTCTTCTGTCATCTGGGACATCGAAGAATTGGATAGCGATCCGGGCACGCTGTGGCTGGCGACGGTTGGAGGAGGACTGCTCGAGTTGGATGTCGCAGCGGGCGAATCCCATTGCTTGACAACTGCCGACGGACTTCCCAGCAACATGGTCTATGCGCTTCAGAAAGATGAACGCGGCGGGCTTTGGTTTTCCACCACAGACGGGCTGGGATACCGCGATGCACAGTCCGGAACCATACGATCATTCACCCGGGATCAGGGCCTGCACGACGACGAGTTTGATCTGGCCTCCTCATACAAGGCGCGTGACGGCAGGATGTACTTCGGTGGTCCAAGCGGAATGACGTTTTTCGACCCGGAGAGGGTGTTGACACCGCATATTCAACGCGATTTGATGATATCAGAGGTCTCGGTTTTCGGCATTGGCCGTCCCGGACTCGTAAGCGAGGGCGACACACTCATTTTCCAGCCTGACGAGCGGTCGATTTCCATTCGTATGAGCACACTCAGTTTCGGTAGTCCTACGGCGGGAAGATTCCGTTACCGATTGACAAATGAGGGTGACGCGTGGATCCCGACCGATCCAACCAGCCAGATACTCAGCTTCCACAATCTTTCCCCGGGATTGCACCGCCTCGAATTCGGATACGTGGACGAACCACCGGGAAGCCCGTCCGATAGCTTCGTGTATTTACGTGCGTATCCGCCATTCTGGCGCTCCTCCCGTTTTGTCGGCGGGAGCCTCTTATTGATTCTGATGGGTATTGGCCTTCTGTTCAAACGTTCACGAGCAGCCGTTCGTCGAGATGAGCGCCAAAAGGCCAAAAATGTTTCTGAAATGGCCCGTATCGTCGCTCTCAGGGCGGAGCAGGAGCGGGGAGACGTTGCAAGAACGCTTCATGATGGGCCCATTCAGACGTTGTATGCACTGAATCACCAGCTGGAGGCGAACGGATCCGATATCGAACAAACCCGGGAGACCATTGTCGGTATTGCGGAGGAAATTCGTGACGTATGCGATCAACTCCGACCCAAAGTTCTTGACGTTTTAGGAATTCAGTTTGCCGTGGACGGAATGCTATCCCGCATCAGAGAATTGGTCCCAGGTCTCGAGATCGTGGCACGCCTTTCACCGAACCTCCAGAACGTGCCTCCTTCCATCGCTGAACACCTCTACTGGATTGCTCAGACCGCTCTCGGAAACGTTGTTCGGCACTCCCAAGCTACCCGTCTCACGATATCAATCGGAAAGAATGGCGGGCAGTGGTTGTTACGGATCGAAGACGACGGAGTTGGTTTTCTCGTTCCGAAAGATCTTGTCTCCCTCGCTGAGAGGAGGCACTTTGGCCTGATCGGTATACAGGAGCGGACGGAGAGAATTCAAGGTCGCATGACGATCACATCCAGGCCTGGCCATGGCACCAAACTTACCGTGATGATTCCGGAGTGA
- a CDS encoding T9SS type A sorting domain-containing protein codes for MKRIYLLSVFCILAIGYARGQNFSVDAGPNATIAKGSSTQLNAILTPSIGRYSASEEICIFDVGGSCNFSRNLCNDNFTNTPGSKSSPNFTLPGAVRIESIDFEFYFTCADASFELLLNNNHFATASFLNMEECSCTPESTYPISYRVDDSDAMQAAWNFEGTNTLTVNNVTNGDNFVAGYKATISYTAEPVFRWNPSFGLSNSNTADPIASPLVTTLYTVFVNAGAGWGQADDQILVTVSNIVDSDLDGVADPDDNCPTAANPGQEDFDYDLVGDVCDADDDNDGVSDVEEDLDGTDPFDSDSDDDGVNDGMDQFPLDAGESVDTDLDGLGDNADQDDNNDGQVDVLQDAQSDISALLGVGDKKDDKELEKALKSIEDALDAGLWLDTSLLILDPKDGHKVFSELKKAAKDLQKLIKNGGPAAAGSQAALEALADLTEAIAMNALDSATLACTADKCLKELDKATVEMADAADERLAGDLDKAIDDYKKAWEYTTKMAGEGTINKGDTLVATLDVPATFELLGNYPNPFNPVTTIRFNLPESARVSLAVFDAAGREVARLVDGVVGAGVHEASLNAAHLPSGMYLSRFVTPAGTYSKSMILMK; via the coding sequence ATGAAAAGAATCTACCTGCTTTCAGTATTCTGCATACTCGCTATCGGCTACGCCCGCGGACAGAATTTCAGCGTGGACGCCGGGCCGAATGCTACGATCGCAAAGGGAAGTTCAACACAATTAAATGCGATTCTGACGCCTTCGATAGGTAGGTATTCGGCGTCGGAAGAAATTTGCATTTTTGATGTTGGAGGTAGCTGCAATTTCAGTAGGAACCTATGCAATGACAATTTTACCAATACTCCCGGGTCAAAGTCATCTCCGAATTTCACACTGCCTGGTGCAGTGAGGATTGAGAGCATAGATTTTGAATTCTATTTCACGTGTGCGGATGCCTCCTTCGAACTTCTGTTGAACAATAATCACTTTGCAACGGCCAGCTTTTTGAATATGGAGGAGTGTTCCTGCACTCCTGAAAGCACCTATCCCATCTCCTATCGCGTGGATGACTCGGATGCAATGCAAGCCGCGTGGAATTTTGAAGGCACAAACACTCTGACGGTCAACAACGTTACTAATGGTGACAACTTCGTAGCAGGGTATAAGGCGACAATTAGCTACACAGCAGAACCTGTATTCAGGTGGAACCCATCTTTTGGGCTAAGTAATTCCAACACAGCTGATCCTATTGCATCTCCACTCGTGACTACGCTCTACACTGTCTTCGTAAACGCAGGTGCGGGTTGGGGTCAAGCGGATGATCAAATCCTGGTAACAGTATCAAATATTGTTGACTCTGATTTAGACGGAGTCGCCGATCCGGACGACAATTGCCCGACGGCTGCCAATCCTGGACAAGAGGATTTCGATTATGATCTTGTGGGTGATGTCTGCGACGCGGACGACGACAACGATGGTGTTTCCGACGTGGAAGAGGATCTGGATGGAACGGATCCGTTCGATTCTGACTCTGACGACGACGGTGTGAATGATGGCATGGACCAGTTCCCCCTTGATGCTGGCGAATCAGTAGATACAGATCTGGATGGGCTGGGGGACAACGCCGACCAGGACGACAACAACGACGGTCAGGTAGACGTCCTTCAGGATGCTCAGAGTGACATATCTGCCTTGCTTGGAGTTGGCGACAAGAAGGACGACAAGGAATTGGAGAAGGCTCTGAAGAGCATCGAAGACGCGCTGGACGCTGGCCTGTGGCTGGACACGTCGCTGCTCATCCTCGACCCAAAGGACGGCCACAAGGTCTTCAGCGAGCTCAAGAAAGCTGCAAAGGATCTGCAAAAGCTGATCAAGAACGGTGGTCCCGCCGCTGCAGGTTCACAGGCAGCCCTTGAGGCCCTCGCCGATCTGACTGAGGCAATTGCCATGAATGCGCTGGACAGCGCAACGCTTGCCTGCACCGCCGACAAATGCCTCAAAGAGCTGGACAAGGCCACCGTGGAAATGGCGGACGCAGCCGACGAACGTCTGGCTGGTGACCTTGACAAAGCCATTGACGACTACAAGAAGGCGTGGGAGTACACGACAAAGATGGCAGGCGAGGGCACCATCAACAAGGGCGATACTCTGGTGGCCACGTTGGACGTCCCGGCGACATTTGAACTCCTTGGCAACTACCCCAACCCGTTCAATCCGGTTACAACCATCCGCTTCAATCTGCCCGAATCTGCCAGGGTCAGCCTGGCCGTCTTCGATGCTGCCGGTCGTGAAGTGGCCCGGCTTGTGGACGGTGTTGTCGGGGCTGGTGTGCACGAAGCCTCCCTCAACGCGGCCCACCTACCGAGTGGCATGTACCTGTCGCGGTTCGTGACGCCGGCGGGGACCTATTCGAAGTCCATGATCCTGATGAAGTAG
- a CDS encoding SdrD B-like domain-containing protein, which produces MALVALLGLVGPANSVFAAGPSGPTGVDATRAAGALSVSVTHDAFDPIEIGRQFKYTINYSCAGSDCVNPALQLDLSPELVIIAVEGNGQFPNGSALYYNQLTKAIFRSPTASIPAGSTGQLTVTAFLRYGDTCNGTETTATAVMTADGSQTAEAQASTVTARSYFKYTAELIREAGDALGGEVVYRIRMLSPQGNYIGGLNLYNPMITFTPPTGAEFVDASDGGQWNPDDGTATWQLPNIVSTVAAYFDRFVTVRYPAAVFSNAGSVTAEMHIEGSGPSNCAESFVIDDSEETILVAPYDETEFRVYGPGQEWIDYVGIWGDPGTQNSTLHFTNSGNVPLDDLTLTHRVPVEREVLVILTGKFANAVGVNATISYQKNDNPVWIPIGIFDAAVHEEIPLYPSLDPRLANTGFTYGVDQITALRWEYGTVPVGFHYATVNPNSVDKPGVFVKIPPVTRDGRVVQVGDQYYACATAEYSYSGSHESGEHCITETLRADSPVVVGSIQPLSGMSFRPGETSNWRLTFGNYAPGSAFNPRAIINLPPEFEFVSFGDIPEGWIDATDPQNPDVPTISAPVIEGPQLYNELFQLTINLRARAGAPIGTVALCWGGVSDTPGWNSNPVQCQNPRITGLASVESTKQVQGASNYPDYASGSQSAKTVQGGAANYRLTIQNTGNVPLEGITVVDLLPRSGDVSVLAPFGPRGSGWTPQLAGPIVAPADVTVTYSTTDNPCRSDIGISGPTGCVDPAWTAEPPSPITSVRALRFEFGSTLNALEERVFDWPMVAPLGAPHDSQACNSYAYSARRADDGAVLLPSEPAAVCVGIDPIEPAALGDFVWEDTNFNGLQDDSEEGVNGIAVTLLRPVAGGAPVVAVNRSGIPMQTVTADNASGKPGFYLFSNLEPGDYIVTAELPEGKAFARNDGGNEALDSDIDPATGQSAVISLGPIELYSVDIGVRPPNSPPIAVAGEDAIHECLAPTGTDVILNGSSSSDPDGDALTYTWLNSDAQIIAGPGSDPVSTVTLPLGEHLITLYVADDKGAVSTDVIEVTVEDTTPPEIIFAAGALSLWPPNHKYRTIDLAGLATATDACDAAITIEGLAVTRVTSDEPEDVIGNGDGKTTDDMVVGATCQSIDVRAERQGGGNGRVYSALVTLADAAGNAGSGVLTIGVPHDVKDVAADDGPAYSVETSCLIMGKDIAEAADLAPIPTEYELGNYPNPFNPSTTIRFALPEAQVVRLEVIDMAGRRIAMLVDGLREAGTHEVQFGGQNLSSGLYVYRMQTDAHVLTGHMLLLK; this is translated from the coding sequence TTGGCCCTTGTCGCACTTTTGGGCCTGGTCGGGCCGGCAAATTCAGTATTCGCAGCTGGCCCGTCAGGCCCTACGGGGGTTGATGCGACGCGCGCCGCAGGCGCTTTGAGCGTAAGTGTGACCCATGATGCTTTTGATCCCATCGAGATAGGGCGCCAATTCAAGTACACCATAAACTACAGTTGTGCCGGTTCAGACTGCGTAAACCCAGCGTTGCAGTTAGACCTCTCGCCAGAGCTGGTCATTATCGCCGTAGAAGGAAATGGTCAATTTCCGAACGGGAGTGCCTTGTACTACAACCAGCTTACAAAGGCGATCTTCCGCAGCCCAACTGCATCGATCCCGGCCGGATCGACCGGTCAATTAACGGTCACGGCGTTCCTTCGATACGGGGATACTTGCAACGGAACCGAGACTACGGCGACAGCGGTGATGACGGCTGACGGATCACAGACAGCCGAAGCCCAGGCCAGCACCGTGACGGCGCGGTCGTACTTCAAGTACACGGCCGAACTGATTCGCGAGGCCGGCGATGCACTCGGCGGTGAAGTGGTGTACAGGATTCGGATGTTGAGTCCTCAGGGCAACTACATAGGAGGCCTCAATCTGTACAATCCGATGATAACCTTTACCCCTCCAACGGGCGCTGAATTTGTCGATGCATCTGATGGTGGACAATGGAATCCTGACGACGGGACCGCCACCTGGCAGCTTCCAAATATCGTCTCGACAGTCGCTGCGTACTTCGACCGCTTCGTCACGGTCCGATATCCAGCAGCGGTTTTTTCGAACGCAGGAAGCGTGACGGCCGAGATGCACATAGAGGGGTCAGGCCCATCAAATTGTGCCGAGTCCTTTGTAATCGACGATTCGGAGGAGACTATCCTCGTTGCCCCATACGACGAGACGGAATTTCGCGTCTACGGGCCAGGTCAAGAGTGGATAGACTATGTAGGAATTTGGGGCGATCCCGGGACTCAGAACTCCACATTGCACTTTACCAACAGTGGAAACGTCCCACTCGATGACCTGACATTGACACATCGTGTACCCGTCGAACGTGAGGTGCTTGTCATCCTGACCGGTAAGTTTGCAAATGCGGTCGGTGTCAACGCTACGATCAGTTATCAGAAGAACGACAATCCAGTATGGATCCCTATCGGAATATTCGATGCCGCAGTGCACGAAGAAATTCCACTATATCCGTCGCTTGATCCGCGACTGGCGAATACCGGGTTCACTTATGGGGTTGATCAGATAACGGCACTCAGATGGGAGTACGGCACGGTCCCTGTCGGTTTTCATTACGCCACTGTGAATCCAAATTCCGTAGACAAGCCCGGCGTATTCGTAAAGATTCCGCCCGTTACTCGGGACGGGAGAGTGGTGCAGGTGGGAGACCAATACTATGCCTGTGCTACCGCGGAATATTCTTATTCGGGTAGTCATGAGTCGGGAGAACATTGCATCACTGAAACGCTGAGGGCCGATTCACCAGTCGTTGTGGGGAGCATTCAGCCGCTCAGCGGAATGAGCTTCCGTCCCGGAGAAACCAGCAATTGGCGACTCACGTTCGGCAATTACGCTCCGGGTTCGGCGTTCAACCCGCGAGCCATCATCAACCTCCCACCTGAATTCGAATTTGTTTCGTTCGGCGATATCCCTGAAGGATGGATTGACGCGACTGATCCGCAGAATCCGGATGTCCCCACAATTTCTGCCCCGGTAATCGAGGGGCCGCAGTTGTATAACGAACTCTTCCAACTCACGATAAATCTCCGAGCACGTGCAGGTGCCCCGATTGGTACGGTAGCCTTGTGCTGGGGAGGCGTGAGTGACACGCCCGGATGGAACAGCAATCCCGTACAGTGCCAAAATCCGCGAATTACCGGCCTTGCCTCTGTGGAGTCGACCAAACAGGTTCAAGGCGCCAGCAACTACCCGGATTATGCGTCGGGCAGCCAATCGGCCAAGACGGTTCAGGGCGGCGCAGCCAACTACCGGCTCACCATACAGAATACGGGGAACGTTCCTCTTGAAGGCATTACGGTTGTTGATCTCCTACCACGAAGCGGTGACGTCTCGGTGCTCGCCCCATTCGGCCCCCGTGGAAGCGGTTGGACTCCGCAACTCGCCGGTCCCATCGTGGCACCTGCAGACGTGACGGTGACCTATTCAACGACCGACAACCCATGCCGGTCTGATATCGGAATCAGCGGACCGACGGGATGTGTCGATCCAGCATGGACAGCCGAGCCGCCCTCACCGATAACCTCCGTGCGCGCACTCCGCTTCGAATTCGGCTCAACGCTGAATGCACTCGAAGAGCGAGTATTTGACTGGCCCATGGTAGCACCGCTCGGTGCACCTCACGATTCGCAGGCCTGCAATAGCTACGCGTACTCGGCAAGGCGTGCCGACGATGGGGCCGTGTTGCTGCCGTCAGAGCCGGCGGCGGTGTGTGTTGGCATCGATCCGATCGAGCCCGCGGCGCTTGGCGACTTCGTCTGGGAAGACACGAACTTCAACGGCCTTCAGGACGATTCGGAAGAAGGAGTAAACGGCATAGCTGTCACCCTGCTTCGGCCCGTCGCGGGTGGCGCTCCGGTCGTAGCTGTCAACCGATCAGGCATACCGATGCAGACCGTTACGGCCGACAATGCGTCCGGCAAGCCAGGTTTCTATCTGTTTTCGAATCTCGAGCCTGGAGACTATATAGTCACGGCAGAGCTGCCGGAAGGCAAAGCGTTCGCTCGCAACGACGGGGGAAACGAGGCGCTCGATTCTGACATCGATCCGGCTACAGGCCAGTCGGCGGTCATTTCGCTGGGCCCAATTGAGCTCTACTCGGTGGATATCGGCGTACGTCCGCCGAACTCTCCTCCGATCGCCGTCGCGGGCGAGGATGCGATCCACGAGTGCCTCGCACCGACCGGGACCGACGTCATTTTGAATGGATCGAGTTCGAGCGACCCGGATGGGGACGCACTCACGTACACCTGGTTGAATTCCGACGCCCAGATCATCGCCGGGCCCGGGAGCGATCCCGTGAGCACCGTCACGCTCCCACTCGGCGAGCACCTGATCACGCTTTATGTGGCCGATGACAAAGGTGCGGTCTCGACGGACGTGATCGAAGTGACCGTCGAAGACACAACTCCCCCTGAGATCATCTTCGCTGCCGGCGCCCTCAGCCTCTGGCCACCCAATCACAAGTATAGGACGATCGATCTGGCCGGTCTCGCGACCGCAACCGACGCGTGCGATGCCGCCATCACGATAGAAGGATTGGCCGTGACCCGGGTGACAAGTGATGAGCCGGAAGATGTAATCGGAAATGGCGACGGCAAAACCACCGACGACATGGTGGTGGGGGCCACGTGCCAGAGCATCGACGTTCGCGCTGAGCGGCAGGGCGGTGGGAATGGCCGCGTGTACTCGGCGCTCGTGACGTTGGCCGATGCAGCCGGGAATGCGGGATCGGGCGTATTGACGATCGGAGTGCCGCACGACGTCAAGGATGTAGCCGCGGACGACGGTCCAGCGTACTCTGTCGAGACCTCTTGCCTGATAATGGGCAAGGACATCGCGGAGGCCGCCGACCTGGCGCCCATTCCGACCGAATACGAATTGGGCAACTACCCCAACCCGTTCAATCCTTCGACGACGATCCGTTTTGCATTGCCGGAGGCACAGGTGGTGCGGCTGGAGGTCATTGATATGGCCGGACGCCGTATTGCGATGCTCGTCGACGGGCTGCGCGAGGCGGGAACGCACGAGGTCCAGTTCGGTGGACAGAATCTCTCGAGCGGCCTGTATGTTTACCGCATGCAGACGGACGCGCACGTACTGACAGGGCACATGTTGCTGTTGAAATGA